The genomic stretch CACAGTGTTTACCTGTTTAGAGCCCCTGGCCCACTTGACATACATTGGCCTTGAAGAAATCAGTTTCCCATCCAGCGCTTTTCTAGCTTTCTCAGCAGCCTggaatagttttttaaaaataatttttacacttcacaaaatgaaacaaatcaagCAACTGAAGTACAGCAAagaaaaaagtgaaacaaaatgaatttgACCGTAAAAGGATCCTAAACTAAACTTAACTGACCTCCCAAGTATGAAAACTAACAAAGCAATATCCCTTAGATTTGCCTTTGTCTGGACCTGCTTTATGATAAATGCAGTCCATCTTTCTAATGGAGCCAAACTtttgtacaagttttaatattgCAAATCtgtgaaaattaaataataatgaaagtttgtttacagaatgcaatataaaaaatacaaaagaacatcACTGACAAATGCACTCATTTTTTATGGATGAAtagttttcaaaacaaaatatataaacataatatcaacattatttcttccacttgtgtctgtgtgtagtaGTGTTGGGTCTCCtcatataaaaaatatcatACAATAATAATCAACTTTGTTCTTttcaaacatatatacatatctaCATCCCATTATCTGTAAAGACAGCATAACAATTACACTCACTCTAGATTTAGGCCTTctttaaagctaaaaataaattatacaagAATAACACAGTTCTCTATTCAAAAAACATTCATGTTCAATGCTttaaaacagtgtttcccaagcttttgacctatgtgtacccattttaaattttttttaaggctgAGTACCCCTTGTTCCCTCCCCCCCTTTCTATGTACCTGTTTCTATATTCAGAGCATATAATTTGGTCTCATGGTTGTTAATTTCAATCTAAGATGCAGTTCCTTGTCCTATAgtctgttcctttttttttttacttaatgacTACAAATGCTGAAAAAGCAACCTCACATGAAGTTGGAGAAAACAACTTTTTCTGTTAAAACTGGATACACGTGTCACAGATACCAGAGTTAAAATGCATGGCGATCCTAACCTTTTTAAATACACAAATGATACTTATATTTTGAGACATGTAATGAATGTATTTTCAAGACATATAGCGAAGCAATTCTCTAATGCCATTTTTATTGGTACATCAAAAACTATAAATCTTTTACAGTTAACTATTCAAATGGAGGGATTAATTTGTCCCTTTCTGACAATTACatagaaagttaaaaaaatttaatcttttttaaCCTTGAAAAACATCCCAATTCATTATCCAATCTTTGTgatatttattttcaagattTATAACAACACTGATTATGAattgtaaatataaaatcaaaataatattgaagaatatgaattaaaaattattactaatttattttaattgaataaCAGAATATAATAAATCATAATAGTTATTGAAGTACAACGGGTACCCCCTTCAAAGTTTTCCCCTACTCCTAGGAGTatgcgtaccccactttgggaaataCTGCTTTAGAAGATTAAATAAatttgctgaaaaaaaaaaggaaatcaagCCAAAcaaaaactcactctgtcattCTGGGATCCAGATTTCCGATCCAGAGTCTCttgtcatcatcatcttcatagTATGGATCCTCTGGCACCTCAATGTGTTCACTGGCGTCTGCTCCTAGTTCTGATCCTGTGATCATGGACAATCTTAGCTTTGTGACCAATCAGAGATAGACTAGAAGACTGTGATGATGGATGTCAAGTTTATTTGGGCAGTCTATTAAGACCAATATAATTGTCACAAAAGTGTCTGTATTAGGCAATTATTCTTTTTGTAaagctatttctttattttaagctGTTCATACAGTTGAGTTTCAGAGTTTCTTAGCAATGTATCTAGAAAgaagaaacataaaaataaatgtatataaatcaTAATTAACTAGACCAAACTGAAAAGTTAGTACAGGATATTTAacttaataaattttattaacttATTTTGAAG from Biomphalaria glabrata chromosome 9, xgBioGlab47.1, whole genome shotgun sequence encodes the following:
- the LOC106060183 gene encoding probable RNA-binding protein 18 produces the protein MITGSELGADASEHIEVPEDPYYEDDDDKRLWIGNLDPRMTEFAILKLVQKFGSIRKMDCIYHKAGPDKGKSKGYCFVSFHTWEAAEKARKALDGKLISSRPMYVKWARGSKQLSSKVPNKQKPAEVSTSQTLPPVAAAVLSLSESLAVADTETKIEAIEAKLRLMEQNDCDLSLHSVLAPIPGLKPVKTNSSLAKTDSHSYRKLPYRRPNTTTHRHKWKK